A genomic segment from Microbulbifer elongatus encodes:
- a CDS encoding ATP-binding protein yields the protein MTFEIVNIALIGVAYIFALFFVAFATSKGWLPTNWVRHPFFYVLSLGVSLSAWTYYGIIDLAWQHGYGVLAYHLGTGAMFLFAPVALEPLAKLAQRYQLTSPADLLVFRYHSREAGTLATLFMLLGLLPLIALQIQAVAETLALLSRDNVAALALPDTGVTSKDLIAFFYCVLLAVFTSTYGASRKRRAGLASAMALESVVKLVALLAVGLYAVYGVFGGLDGLDSWLADNSDMQQLLYSPIKQGSSHTLLLVFIATAVAMPHIFYLSIAERPATQGLRTASWGFPLFMLLMALPIFPIMWAGFALDVTEPVQYFTLAVPRASGSATLTILAFIGGLSAATGALIMITLALATMVMNHWLLPGTRWQSDDNMYRQLLWLRRALVAALFLAGFAFYLLLNNRLSLSDLAIIAFIASLQFLPGIFAVIHWPQGNRRGFIAGLLAGMLIWAAGLLFPAMVGNSGITVGGYRVPLGMEIWPQVTTLSLSANILLFVCLSIFTRTSSLERYAADLCSDDSISQALRLELDVQTAAEFRLRLSESLGAATASQEVGRALRQLNLTEEERRPYALRQLRDRLEANLSGLLGRVLAGQILDRHLPFVTGDQPANKDINLIETRLSRYKNQLTGLAAELNNLRLYHRQMLEELPMAACSLGRDGEILLWNYAMADLTGITASEVIGSKPEYLPAPWRDLLTEFARSEEDSQFKQQVDIEGASHWLNLHKTRLKQRVGKYGRDNSNRSKESRSRDNRGDGQMLLVEDITETQLLEQELMHSERLASVGRLAAGVAHEVGNPVTGIACLAQNLQFDSDNPEVLETADQILSQTQRISRIVHSLVSFSHSGNQETEKAPVDMRACVEEAVQLLSLQRDKTEVTFANQVPEGLIGLGDNQRLIQVFINLLSNARDASPDGGHIEVEGYTRTGLACIAVTDNGPGISPAHRERILEPFFTTKEPGEGTGLGLAMVYSIVEEHGGQLELVSPAHPETGRGARFIVQIPLLPA from the coding sequence ATGACCTTTGAGATCGTCAATATTGCGCTGATCGGCGTCGCCTACATCTTCGCCCTCTTCTTCGTCGCCTTCGCTACCTCCAAAGGCTGGCTGCCCACCAACTGGGTGCGCCACCCGTTTTTTTATGTCCTGTCCCTCGGCGTTTCCCTCAGCGCCTGGACCTACTACGGCATCATCGACCTCGCCTGGCAGCACGGGTACGGCGTTCTCGCCTACCACCTCGGCACTGGCGCCATGTTCCTGTTTGCCCCCGTAGCACTGGAACCCCTGGCAAAACTCGCGCAGCGCTACCAGCTCACCTCCCCCGCCGACCTGCTGGTATTCCGCTACCACAGCCGCGAAGCCGGCACCCTCGCCACCCTGTTTATGCTGCTTGGGTTGCTACCACTGATCGCCCTGCAGATTCAGGCCGTTGCGGAAACCCTCGCACTGCTGTCCCGGGACAACGTCGCCGCCCTGGCCCTGCCGGACACGGGCGTCACCAGCAAAGACCTCATCGCCTTTTTCTACTGCGTATTGCTCGCCGTATTCACCAGCACCTACGGCGCCTCGCGCAAACGCCGCGCCGGCCTCGCCAGCGCCATGGCGCTGGAGTCGGTGGTCAAACTGGTCGCCCTGCTGGCGGTGGGGCTCTACGCGGTATATGGGGTGTTCGGTGGACTGGATGGGCTGGACAGCTGGCTGGCCGACAACAGCGATATGCAACAGCTACTCTACTCCCCCATTAAACAGGGCTCCTCCCACACCCTGCTGCTGGTGTTTATTGCCACCGCGGTCGCCATGCCGCACATTTTTTATCTGAGTATTGCCGAGCGCCCCGCCACCCAGGGGCTACGCACCGCCAGCTGGGGCTTCCCCCTGTTTATGCTGCTGATGGCACTGCCGATCTTCCCGATCATGTGGGCAGGGTTTGCGCTGGATGTCACCGAGCCGGTGCAATATTTCACTTTGGCAGTACCGCGCGCCAGCGGCTCGGCCACCCTGACGATTCTCGCCTTTATCGGTGGTCTTTCCGCCGCCACCGGCGCCCTGATCATGATCACCCTGGCACTGGCCACCATGGTGATGAACCACTGGCTGCTGCCCGGCACCCGCTGGCAGTCGGATGACAACATGTACCGCCAACTGCTTTGGTTGCGCCGGGCGTTGGTGGCGGCACTATTCCTCGCGGGATTTGCCTTTTATCTGCTGTTGAATAACCGGCTGTCACTTTCCGACCTGGCAATTATTGCGTTTATTGCCTCGCTGCAGTTTCTGCCGGGTATCTTTGCCGTGATTCACTGGCCGCAGGGTAACCGCCGCGGGTTTATCGCGGGGCTATTGGCCGGAATGCTGATCTGGGCCGCGGGCCTGCTGTTTCCGGCCATGGTCGGCAACAGCGGCATCACTGTCGGCGGCTACCGTGTGCCCCTGGGAATGGAAATCTGGCCACAGGTCACCACCCTGTCGCTATCGGCCAACATTCTGCTGTTTGTCTGCCTGTCGATTTTCACCCGTACCTCCAGCCTGGAGCGCTACGCCGCGGATCTGTGTAGCGACGACTCCATCAGCCAGGCCCTGCGTCTGGAACTGGATGTTCAGACCGCCGCGGAATTCCGCCTGCGGCTTTCCGAAAGCCTTGGCGCCGCCACCGCCAGCCAGGAGGTTGGCCGCGCTCTGCGCCAGCTGAATCTGACCGAAGAAGAGCGACGCCCTTACGCCCTGCGCCAGTTGCGCGACCGACTGGAAGCCAATTTATCCGGCCTGCTGGGACGGGTACTGGCCGGCCAGATTCTCGACCGGCACCTGCCCTTTGTTACCGGCGACCAGCCCGCTAACAAAGACATCAACCTGATCGAGACCCGCCTCAGCCGCTACAAAAATCAGCTCACCGGCCTCGCGGCAGAGCTCAACAACCTGCGCCTGTACCACCGGCAGATGCTGGAAGAACTGCCCATGGCCGCCTGCTCTCTCGGCCGCGATGGCGAGATATTACTGTGGAACTACGCCATGGCCGACCTCACCGGTATCACGGCCAGCGAAGTGATCGGCTCCAAGCCCGAATACCTGCCGGCACCCTGGCGCGACCTGTTGACGGAGTTTGCACGCTCAGAAGAGGACAGCCAGTTCAAGCAGCAGGTCGACATCGAGGGGGCCAGCCACTGGCTGAACCTGCACAAGACACGCCTCAAGCAGCGTGTTGGCAAGTACGGCCGCGACAACAGCAATCGCAGCAAAGAAAGCCGCAGCCGAGACAACCGCGGTGACGGGCAGATGCTGCTGGTGGAAGACATTACTGAAACGCAACTTCTGGAGCAGGAGTTGATGCACAGTGAGCGGCTGGCATCGGTGGGCCGCCTCGCAGCTGGGGTTGCGCACGAAGTCGGCAACCCGGTTACCGGGATTGCCTGCCTGGCACAGAATCTCCAGTTCGATTCCGACAATCCAGAAGTGCTGGAGACCGCAGACCAGATTCTGAGCCAGACCCAGCGGATCAGCCGCATTGTGCACTCCCTGGTGAGCTTCTCTCACAGCGGCAACCAGGAAACGGAAAAGGCCCCGGTGGATATGCGCGCCTGCGTGGAGGAGGCGGTGCAACTGCTGTCTCTACAGCGGGATAAAACCGAGGTGACCTTCGCCAACCAGGTGCCCGAAGGCTTGATAGGCCTGGGGGATAATCAGCGCCTGATCCAGGTCTTCATCAACCTGCTGAGCAACGCCCGCGATGCCAGCCCGGACGGCGGGCATATTGAGGTAGAAGGGTATACCCGCACCGGGCTCGCCTGTATTGCGGTCACCGACAACGGCCCGGGTATCTCCCCGGCGCACCGGGAACGCATCCTCGAACCTTTCTTTACCACCAAGGAACCAGGTGAGGGAACCGGACTGGGCCTGGCTATGGTGTACAGCATCGTGGAAGAGCACGGGGGACAGCTGGAGCTGGTCAGCCCGGCCCATCCGGAGACAGGCCGCGGGGCGCGCTTTATCGTGCAGATACCACTGCTACCGGCGTGA
- the gluQRS gene encoding tRNA glutamyl-Q(34) synthetase GluQRS: MISPSYIGRFAPSPTGPLHFGSLVCALGSYLDAIAHGGHWLVRMEDLDPPREMPGAADRILKSLHTHSLHSHSPVVWQSQRHALYQQALDALRAQDLVYPCSCTREQVRKAGGHRRANCIGEQGPHALRFHCAGATEKFHDIWQGEQTQTVTEDPILKRKDGLYAYQLAVVVDDIAQGVNCVVRGADLLDCTGVQRQLFRALGAEPPEFGHLPLVMNEGGQKLSKQNHAAPLDDDRASENLVQALGFLGFHPPPGLESETPARVLSWASARWHRKAVDIRNRLLD, from the coding sequence ATGATTTCCCCCTCCTATATCGGCCGCTTCGCACCCTCCCCCACCGGCCCACTGCATTTCGGTTCTCTGGTCTGCGCCCTCGGCAGCTACCTCGACGCCATCGCCCACGGCGGACACTGGCTGGTACGCATGGAGGACCTGGACCCACCCCGGGAAATGCCCGGCGCCGCCGACCGTATCCTCAAATCCCTGCACACCCACAGCCTGCACAGCCACAGCCCCGTTGTCTGGCAAAGCCAACGCCACGCCCTGTATCAACAGGCGCTCGACGCGCTGCGCGCACAGGATCTTGTGTACCCCTGCTCCTGCACCCGCGAACAGGTACGCAAGGCCGGCGGCCACCGCCGCGCCAACTGCATCGGCGAACAGGGCCCCCACGCCCTGCGCTTCCACTGCGCCGGCGCTACCGAAAAGTTTCACGATATCTGGCAGGGCGAACAGACCCAGACAGTTACCGAGGACCCCATCCTCAAACGCAAAGACGGCCTCTACGCCTATCAGCTCGCAGTCGTCGTCGACGATATCGCACAGGGTGTGAATTGCGTGGTGCGCGGCGCCGACCTGCTGGATTGCACCGGTGTGCAACGCCAACTCTTCCGCGCCCTCGGCGCCGAGCCACCCGAGTTCGGCCACCTGCCACTGGTGATGAACGAGGGCGGTCAGAAGCTCAGTAAACAGAACCACGCCGCGCCGCTGGATGACGACAGGGCCTCGGAAAACCTTGTTCAGGCGCTGGGTTTTCTCGGGTTTCATCCGCCTCCGGGGCTCGAATCCGAAACGCCGGCGCGTGTGCTTTCGTGGGCCAGTGCGCGCTGGCATAGAAAAGCCGTTGATATTCGCAACCGATTGCTCGACTAG
- the dksA gene encoding RNA polymerase-binding protein DksA, with protein MPNTAAKSDSLHGFEPYQEQKGEEYMNEKQQEHFRKLLLAWKAELMAEVDRTVSHMKDEAANFPDPADRASQEEEFSLELRTRDRERKLIKKIDSTIELIDQDDYGFCEACGVEIGIRRLEARPTATLCVDCKTLAEIKEKQISG; from the coding sequence ATGCCCAATACTGCTGCGAAATCCGATTCTCTGCACGGCTTTGAGCCCTATCAGGAACAGAAGGGCGAGGAGTACATGAATGAGAAGCAGCAGGAGCATTTCCGCAAGCTGCTGCTGGCCTGGAAGGCCGAACTGATGGCAGAGGTGGATCGCACCGTATCTCATATGAAAGATGAAGCTGCGAACTTTCCGGACCCTGCGGATCGCGCCAGCCAGGAAGAAGAGTTCAGCCTGGAACTGCGCACTCGCGATCGCGAGCGCAAGCTGATCAAGAAAATTGACTCCACTATCGAGCTGATCGATCAGGACGACTACGGCTTCTGTGAGGCCTGTGGCGTCGAAATCGGTATCCGCCGCCTGGAAGCCCGTCCGACCGCAACCCTGTGCGTGGACTGCAAAACCCTGGCGGAGATCAAAGAGAAGCAGATCTCGGGGTGA